In Papio anubis isolate 15944 chromosome 20, Panubis1.0, whole genome shotgun sequence, a single window of DNA contains:
- the SH2D3A gene encoding SH2 domain-containing protein 3A isoform X11, translated as MWKTEACCKCRAQPLNPLSPRAPCRCHRMEKILLANPGTTASCPARARKWSNSQPADLAHMGQSREDPTGIEAFAMPVSALPRTGSDPVLLKAPASLGTVANSLRASDGQLQAKAPAKPPRTPSFELPDTSERPPTYCELVPRVPCVQGTSLSQSCPEPEDPWWEAEEDEEEENRCFTRPQAEISFCPPDTPSCLLGPQNRPLEPQVLHTLRGLFLEHHPGSTALHLLLVDCQATGLLGVTRVQRDNMGVSSGLELLTLPHGCRLRLELLERHETLALAGALAVLGCSGPLEERAAALRGLVELALALRPGAAGDLPGLAAVMGALLMPQVRGEQGVEEAGVRVTGKTGEEACAGLFSQVSRLEHTWRQLRRSHTEAALAFEQELKPLMRALDEGAGPCDPGEVALPHVAPMVRLLEGEEVAGPLDESCERLLRTLHGARHMARDAPKFRKVAAQRLRGFRPNPELREALTTGFLRRLLWGSRGAGAPRAERFEKFQRVLGVLSQRLEPDS; from the exons atgtggaagaCTGAGGCCTGTTGCAAGTGCAGAGCTCAGCCCTTGAACCCTCTGTCCCCAAGAGCTCCATGCAGGTGCCACAGGATGGAGAAGATCTTGCTGGCCAACCCTGGTACCACGGCCTCCTGTCCCGCCAG ggcaAGGAAGTGGAGCAACAGTCAGCCTGCAGATTTGGCACATATGGGACAGTCAAGAGAAGACCCCACTGGGATAG AAGCCTTCGCCATGCCCGTATCTGCCTTGCCCCGAACGGGCAGTGACCCCGTGTTGCTGAAGGCCCCTGCTTCCCTGGGAACTGTTGCCAACAGTCTCAGAGCCTCCGATGGGCAGCTTCAAGCCAAGGCACCAGCGAAGCCTCCCCGGACACCCTCCTTCGAACTTCCTGATACCTCTGAACGTCCCCCAACGTACTGCGAGCTGGTGCCCCGAGTACCCTGTGTCCAGGGAACATCCCTGAGCCAAAGCTGCCCAGAGCCAGAGGACCcatggtgggaggctgaggaggatgaggaggaagagaacagaTGTTTTACAAGACCACAGGCTGAGATCTCTTTCTGCCCCCCTGATaccccctcctgcctcctgggccccCAGAATCGGCCCCTGGAACCCCAAGTCCTGCATACTCTCCGTGGCCTGTTCCTGGAGCACCATCCTGGGAGCACTGCCCTTCACCTGCTATTGGTAGACTGCCAG GCCACAGGCCTCCTGGGAGTGACCAGGGTTCAGCGGGACAACATGGGGGTCTCATCTGGCCTGGAGCTGCTCACTCTTCCCCATGGATGTCGCCTGAGGTTGGAACTGCTGGAGAG gcatgagacactggCGCTGGCCGGGGCACTGGCAGTGCTGGGCTGCTCGGGGCCGCTGGAGGAGCGCGCAGCCGCACTGAGGGGCCTGGTAGAGCTGGCGCTGGCGCTGCGGCCAGGGGCAGCGGGGGACCTGCCCGGGCTGGCTGCGGTCATGGGCGCCCTGCTCATGCCCCAGGTTCGTGGGGAGCAGGGAGTGGAGGAAGCTGGAGTGCGGGTGACTGGGAAGACAGGAGAGGAGGCATGCGCAGGTCTCTTCTCCCAGGTGTCCCGGTTGGAGCACACGTGGCGCCAGCTCCGAAGGAGCCACACGGAGGCTGCGCTGGCCTTTGAACAGGAGCTGAAGCCGCTGATGCGGGCTCTGGATGAGGGCGCTG GACCCTGCGACCCCGGCGAGGTGGCGCTGCCGCACGTGGCACCCATGGTGCGCCTGCTGGAGGGCGAGGAAGTCGCGGGGCCGCTGGATGAGAGCTGCGAGCGGCTGCTGCGCACCCTGCACGGGGCGCGTCACATGGCCCGGGACGCACCCAAATTCCGCAAGGTGGCAGCCCAGCGCCTGCGAG GATTCCGGCCTAACCCAGAGCTGAGGGAGGCCCTGACCACCGGCTTCCTGCGGAGGCTGCTCTGGGGTAGCCGGGGCGCGGGAGCTCCGCGCGCTGAACGCTTTGAGAAGTTCCAGCGCGTCCTCGGCGTCCTGTCACAGCGCCTGGAGCCTGACAGCTGA
- the SH2D3A gene encoding SH2 domain-containing protein 3A isoform X4, with protein sequence MWKTEACCKCRAQPLNPLSPRAPCRCHRMEKILLANPGTTASCPARARKWSNSQPADLAHMGQSREDPTGIEAFAMPVSALPRTGSDPVLLKAPASLGTVANSLRASDGQLQAKAPAKPPRTPSFELPDTSERPPTYCELVPRVPCVQGTSLSQSCPEPEDPWWEAEEDEEEENRCFTRPQAEISFCPPDTPSCLLGPQNRPLEPQVLHTLRGLFLEHHPGSTALHLLLVDCQATGLLGVTRVQRDNMGVSSGLELLTLPHGCRLRLELLERHETLALAGALAVLGCSGPLEERAAALRGLVELALALRPGAAGDLPGLAAVMGALLMPQVSRLEHTWRQLRRSHTEAALAFEQELKPLMRALDEGAGPCDPGEVALPHVAPMVRLLEGEEVAGPLDESCERLLRTLHGARHMARDAPKFRKVAAQRLRGERSLCSVLQTSDPASSGRTPKPNLSQEGSLSPRLPEPHPNWDVSTPGRFSPQANAASSGIDRNRAVHLKTGCPAPRATSVGPHSPFPPRTIPHPRDLDLEERPAPSKRFLPPILGQPSRQDPPPSPTTWDPATGAAPRPGTAPKAGPPGSGTWNRPPPCTLVEPLRHPTPIPAEGWKPPPL encoded by the exons atgtggaagaCTGAGGCCTGTTGCAAGTGCAGAGCTCAGCCCTTGAACCCTCTGTCCCCAAGAGCTCCATGCAGGTGCCACAGGATGGAGAAGATCTTGCTGGCCAACCCTGGTACCACGGCCTCCTGTCCCGCCAG ggcaAGGAAGTGGAGCAACAGTCAGCCTGCAGATTTGGCACATATGGGACAGTCAAGAGAAGACCCCACTGGGATAG AAGCCTTCGCCATGCCCGTATCTGCCTTGCCCCGAACGGGCAGTGACCCCGTGTTGCTGAAGGCCCCTGCTTCCCTGGGAACTGTTGCCAACAGTCTCAGAGCCTCCGATGGGCAGCTTCAAGCCAAGGCACCAGCGAAGCCTCCCCGGACACCCTCCTTCGAACTTCCTGATACCTCTGAACGTCCCCCAACGTACTGCGAGCTGGTGCCCCGAGTACCCTGTGTCCAGGGAACATCCCTGAGCCAAAGCTGCCCAGAGCCAGAGGACCcatggtgggaggctgaggaggatgaggaggaagagaacagaTGTTTTACAAGACCACAGGCTGAGATCTCTTTCTGCCCCCCTGATaccccctcctgcctcctgggccccCAGAATCGGCCCCTGGAACCCCAAGTCCTGCATACTCTCCGTGGCCTGTTCCTGGAGCACCATCCTGGGAGCACTGCCCTTCACCTGCTATTGGTAGACTGCCAG GCCACAGGCCTCCTGGGAGTGACCAGGGTTCAGCGGGACAACATGGGGGTCTCATCTGGCCTGGAGCTGCTCACTCTTCCCCATGGATGTCGCCTGAGGTTGGAACTGCTGGAGAG gcatgagacactggCGCTGGCCGGGGCACTGGCAGTGCTGGGCTGCTCGGGGCCGCTGGAGGAGCGCGCAGCCGCACTGAGGGGCCTGGTAGAGCTGGCGCTGGCGCTGCGGCCAGGGGCAGCGGGGGACCTGCCCGGGCTGGCTGCGGTCATGGGCGCCCTGCTCATGCCCCAG GTGTCCCGGTTGGAGCACACGTGGCGCCAGCTCCGAAGGAGCCACACGGAGGCTGCGCTGGCCTTTGAACAGGAGCTGAAGCCGCTGATGCGGGCTCTGGATGAGGGCGCTG GACCCTGCGACCCCGGCGAGGTGGCGCTGCCGCACGTGGCACCCATGGTGCGCCTGCTGGAGGGCGAGGAAGTCGCGGGGCCGCTGGATGAGAGCTGCGAGCGGCTGCTGCGCACCCTGCACGGGGCGCGTCACATGGCCCGGGACGCACCCAAATTCCGCAAGGTGGCAGCCCAGCGCCTGCGAGGTGAGCGTTCCCTCTGCTCTGTACTGCAGACTTCAGATCCGGCAAGTTCTGGCCGGACCCCCAAACCCAACCTGTCCCAGGAAGGGAGCCTCTCGCCACGCCTCCCGGAGCCCCACCCAAACTGGGACGTCTCCACTCCAGGAAGGTTCTCGCCCCAAGCAAACGCTGCTTCCAGCGGTATTGATAGGAACAGGGCCGTCCACCTCAAAACGGGCTGTCCTGCCCCCAGAGCCACCTCCGTGGGTCCCCACTCCCCCTTCCCACCTAGAACGATCCCGCACCCCAGGGATCTCGATCTCGAGGAACGCCCTGCTCCCTCCAAACGATTCCTCCCTCCTATCCTAGGGCAGCCCAGCCGACAAGATCCCCCACCTTCCCCGACAACCTGGGATCCCGCCACCGGTGCAGCCCCACGTCCAGGCACAGCCCCTAAGGCGGGACCCCCAGGATCTGGCACCTGGAACAGGCCACCCCCTTGCACTCTAGTAGAGCCCCTCAGGCACCCCACCCCCATTCCTGCAGAGggctggaagccccctcccctctGA
- the SH2D3A gene encoding SH2 domain-containing protein 3A isoform X7, which produces MQVPQDGEDLAGQPWYHGLLSRQKAEALLQQDGDFLVRASGSRGGHPVISCRWRGSALHFEVFRVALRPRPGRPTALFQLEDEQFPSMPALVRSYVTGRRPLSQATGAVVSRPVTWQRPLRRSFSEDTLMDGPARTEPLRARKWSNSQPADLAHMGQSREDPTGIEAFAMPVSALPRTGSDPVLLKAPASLGTVANSLRASDGQLQAKAPAKPPRTPSFELPDTSERPPTYCELVPRVPCVQGTSLSQSCPEPEDPWWEAEEDEEEENRCFTRPQAEISFCPPDTPSCLLGPQNRPLEPQVLHTLRGLFLEHHPGSTALHLLLVDCQATGLLGVTRVQRDNMGVSSGLELLTLPHGCRLRLELLERHETLALAGALAVLGCSGPLEERAAALRGLVELALALRPGAAGDLPGLAAVMGALLMPQVSRLEHTWRQLRRSHTEAALAFEQELKPLMRALDEGAGPCDPGEVALPHVAPMVRLLEGEEVAGPLDESCERLLRTLHGARHMARDAPKFRKVAAQRLRGFRPNPELREALTTGFLRRLLWGSRGAGAPRAERFEKFQRVLGVLSQRLEPDS; this is translated from the exons ATGCAGGTGCCACAGGATGGAGAAGATCTTGCTGGCCAACCCTGGTACCACGGCCTCCTGTCCCGCCAG AAGGCTGAAGCTCTTCTTCAGCAAGATGGCGACTTCCTGGTTCGTGCCTCTGGGTCTCGTGGGGGCCACCCCGTGATCTCCTGCCGCTGGCGGGGCTCAGCCCTCCATTTCGAGGTGTTCCGTGTGGCCCTGCGTCCCCGGCCAGGCCGACCCACAGCTCTCTTTCAGCTGGAGGATGAGCAGTTCCCCAGCATGCCCGCTCTGGTTCGCAGTTATGTGACAGGCAGGCGCCCACTGTCCCAGGCCACAGGGGCTGtggtctccaggcctgtgactTGGCAGAGGCCTCTGCGACGCAGCTTTAGCGAGGACACCCTGATGGATGGCCCAGCTCGGACAGAGCCTCTCAG ggcaAGGAAGTGGAGCAACAGTCAGCCTGCAGATTTGGCACATATGGGACAGTCAAGAGAAGACCCCACTGGGATAG AAGCCTTCGCCATGCCCGTATCTGCCTTGCCCCGAACGGGCAGTGACCCCGTGTTGCTGAAGGCCCCTGCTTCCCTGGGAACTGTTGCCAACAGTCTCAGAGCCTCCGATGGGCAGCTTCAAGCCAAGGCACCAGCGAAGCCTCCCCGGACACCCTCCTTCGAACTTCCTGATACCTCTGAACGTCCCCCAACGTACTGCGAGCTGGTGCCCCGAGTACCCTGTGTCCAGGGAACATCCCTGAGCCAAAGCTGCCCAGAGCCAGAGGACCcatggtgggaggctgaggaggatgaggaggaagagaacagaTGTTTTACAAGACCACAGGCTGAGATCTCTTTCTGCCCCCCTGATaccccctcctgcctcctgggccccCAGAATCGGCCCCTGGAACCCCAAGTCCTGCATACTCTCCGTGGCCTGTTCCTGGAGCACCATCCTGGGAGCACTGCCCTTCACCTGCTATTGGTAGACTGCCAG GCCACAGGCCTCCTGGGAGTGACCAGGGTTCAGCGGGACAACATGGGGGTCTCATCTGGCCTGGAGCTGCTCACTCTTCCCCATGGATGTCGCCTGAGGTTGGAACTGCTGGAGAG gcatgagacactggCGCTGGCCGGGGCACTGGCAGTGCTGGGCTGCTCGGGGCCGCTGGAGGAGCGCGCAGCCGCACTGAGGGGCCTGGTAGAGCTGGCGCTGGCGCTGCGGCCAGGGGCAGCGGGGGACCTGCCCGGGCTGGCTGCGGTCATGGGCGCCCTGCTCATGCCCCAG GTGTCCCGGTTGGAGCACACGTGGCGCCAGCTCCGAAGGAGCCACACGGAGGCTGCGCTGGCCTTTGAACAGGAGCTGAAGCCGCTGATGCGGGCTCTGGATGAGGGCGCTG GACCCTGCGACCCCGGCGAGGTGGCGCTGCCGCACGTGGCACCCATGGTGCGCCTGCTGGAGGGCGAGGAAGTCGCGGGGCCGCTGGATGAGAGCTGCGAGCGGCTGCTGCGCACCCTGCACGGGGCGCGTCACATGGCCCGGGACGCACCCAAATTCCGCAAGGTGGCAGCCCAGCGCCTGCGAG GATTCCGGCCTAACCCAGAGCTGAGGGAGGCCCTGACCACCGGCTTCCTGCGGAGGCTGCTCTGGGGTAGCCGGGGCGCGGGAGCTCCGCGCGCTGAACGCTTTGAGAAGTTCCAGCGCGTCCTCGGCGTCCTGTCACAGCGCCTGGAGCCTGACAGCTGA
- the SH2D3A gene encoding SH2 domain-containing protein 3A isoform X5, translating to MQVPQDGEDLAGQPWYHGLLSRQKAEALLQQDGDFLVRASGSRGGHPVISCRWRGSALHFEVFRVALRPRPGRPTALFQLEDEQFPSMPALVRSYVTGRRPLSQATGAVVSRPVTWQRPLRRSFSEDTLMDGPARTEPLRARKWSNSQPADLAHMGQSREDPTGIEAFAMPVSALPRTGSDPVLLKAPASLGTVANSLRASDGQLQAKAPAKPPRTPSFELPDTSERPPTYCELVPRVPCVQGTSLSQSCPEPEDPWWEAEEDEEEENRCFTRPQAEISFCPPDTPSCLLGPQNRPLEPQVLHTLRGLFLEHHPGSTALHLLLVDCQATGLLGVTRVQRDNMGVSSGLELLTLPHGCRLRLELLERHETLALAGALAVLGCSGPLEERAAALRGLVELALALRPGAAGDLPGLAAVMGALLMPQVSRLEHTWRQLRRSHTEAALAFEQELKPLMRALDEGAGSTSAPCPIYSPKPRSGPLPPQDPATPARWRCRTWHPWCACWRARKSRGRWMRAASGCCAPCTGRVTWPGTHPNSARWQPSACEGSPADKIPHLPRQPGIPPPVQPHVQAQPLRRDPQDLAPGTGHPLAL from the exons ATGCAGGTGCCACAGGATGGAGAAGATCTTGCTGGCCAACCCTGGTACCACGGCCTCCTGTCCCGCCAG AAGGCTGAAGCTCTTCTTCAGCAAGATGGCGACTTCCTGGTTCGTGCCTCTGGGTCTCGTGGGGGCCACCCCGTGATCTCCTGCCGCTGGCGGGGCTCAGCCCTCCATTTCGAGGTGTTCCGTGTGGCCCTGCGTCCCCGGCCAGGCCGACCCACAGCTCTCTTTCAGCTGGAGGATGAGCAGTTCCCCAGCATGCCCGCTCTGGTTCGCAGTTATGTGACAGGCAGGCGCCCACTGTCCCAGGCCACAGGGGCTGtggtctccaggcctgtgactTGGCAGAGGCCTCTGCGACGCAGCTTTAGCGAGGACACCCTGATGGATGGCCCAGCTCGGACAGAGCCTCTCAG ggcaAGGAAGTGGAGCAACAGTCAGCCTGCAGATTTGGCACATATGGGACAGTCAAGAGAAGACCCCACTGGGATAG AAGCCTTCGCCATGCCCGTATCTGCCTTGCCCCGAACGGGCAGTGACCCCGTGTTGCTGAAGGCCCCTGCTTCCCTGGGAACTGTTGCCAACAGTCTCAGAGCCTCCGATGGGCAGCTTCAAGCCAAGGCACCAGCGAAGCCTCCCCGGACACCCTCCTTCGAACTTCCTGATACCTCTGAACGTCCCCCAACGTACTGCGAGCTGGTGCCCCGAGTACCCTGTGTCCAGGGAACATCCCTGAGCCAAAGCTGCCCAGAGCCAGAGGACCcatggtgggaggctgaggaggatgaggaggaagagaacagaTGTTTTACAAGACCACAGGCTGAGATCTCTTTCTGCCCCCCTGATaccccctcctgcctcctgggccccCAGAATCGGCCCCTGGAACCCCAAGTCCTGCATACTCTCCGTGGCCTGTTCCTGGAGCACCATCCTGGGAGCACTGCCCTTCACCTGCTATTGGTAGACTGCCAG GCCACAGGCCTCCTGGGAGTGACCAGGGTTCAGCGGGACAACATGGGGGTCTCATCTGGCCTGGAGCTGCTCACTCTTCCCCATGGATGTCGCCTGAGGTTGGAACTGCTGGAGAG gcatgagacactggCGCTGGCCGGGGCACTGGCAGTGCTGGGCTGCTCGGGGCCGCTGGAGGAGCGCGCAGCCGCACTGAGGGGCCTGGTAGAGCTGGCGCTGGCGCTGCGGCCAGGGGCAGCGGGGGACCTGCCCGGGCTGGCTGCGGTCATGGGCGCCCTGCTCATGCCCCAG GTGTCCCGGTTGGAGCACACGTGGCGCCAGCTCCGAAGGAGCCACACGGAGGCTGCGCTGGCCTTTGAACAGGAGCTGAAGCCGCTGATGCGGGCTCTGGATGAGGGCGCTG GTTCCACCTCTGCCCCATGCCCTATCTACAGCCCCAAACCCAGATCAGGCCCTCTCCCTCCGCAGGACCCTGCGACCCCGGCGAGGTGGCGCTGCCGCACGTGGCACCCATGGTGCGCCTGCTGGAGGGCGAGGAAGTCGCGGGGCCGCTGGATGAGAGCTGCGAGCGGCTGCTGCGCACCCTGCACGGGGCGCGTCACATGGCCCGGGACGCACCCAAATTCCGCAAGGTGGCAGCCCAGCGCCTGCGAG GGCAGCCCAGCCGACAAGATCCCCCACCTTCCCCGACAACCTGGGATCCCGCCACCGGTGCAGCCCCACGTCCAGGCACAGCCCCTAAGGCGGGACCCCCAGGATCTGGCACCTGGAACAGGCCACCCCCTTGCACTCTAG
- the SH2D3A gene encoding SH2 domain-containing protein 3A isoform X1: MQVPQDGEDLAGQPWYHGLLSRQKAEALLQQDGDFLVRASGSRGGHPVISCRWRGSALHFEVFRVALRPRPGRPTALFQLEDEQFPSMPALVRSYVTGRRPLSQATGAVVSRPVTWQRPLRRSFSEDTLMDGPARTEPLRARKWSNSQPADLAHMGQSREDPTGIEAFAMPVSALPRTGSDPVLLKAPASLGTVANSLRASDGQLQAKAPAKPPRTPSFELPDTSERPPTYCELVPRVPCVQGTSLSQSCPEPEDPWWEAEEDEEEENRCFTRPQAEISFCPPDTPSCLLGPQNRPLEPQVLHTLRGLFLEHHPGSTALHLLLVDCQATGLLGVTRVQRDNMGVSSGLELLTLPHGCRLRLELLERHETLALAGALAVLGCSGPLEERAAALRGLVELALALRPGAAGDLPGLAAVMGALLMPQVSRLEHTWRQLRRSHTEAALAFEQELKPLMRALDEGAGPCDPGEVALPHVAPMVRLLEGEEVAGPLDESCERLLRTLHGARHMARDAPKFRKVAAQRLRGERSLCSVLQTSDPASSGRTPKPNLSQEGSLSPRLPEPHPNWDVSTPGRFSPQANAASSGIDRNRAVHLKTGCPAPRATSVGPHSPFPPRTIPHPRDLDLEERPAPSKRFLPPILGQPSRQDPPPSPTTWDPATGAAPRPGTAPKAGPPGSGTWNRPPPCTLVEPLRHPTPIPAEGWKPPPL; this comes from the exons ATGCAGGTGCCACAGGATGGAGAAGATCTTGCTGGCCAACCCTGGTACCACGGCCTCCTGTCCCGCCAG AAGGCTGAAGCTCTTCTTCAGCAAGATGGCGACTTCCTGGTTCGTGCCTCTGGGTCTCGTGGGGGCCACCCCGTGATCTCCTGCCGCTGGCGGGGCTCAGCCCTCCATTTCGAGGTGTTCCGTGTGGCCCTGCGTCCCCGGCCAGGCCGACCCACAGCTCTCTTTCAGCTGGAGGATGAGCAGTTCCCCAGCATGCCCGCTCTGGTTCGCAGTTATGTGACAGGCAGGCGCCCACTGTCCCAGGCCACAGGGGCTGtggtctccaggcctgtgactTGGCAGAGGCCTCTGCGACGCAGCTTTAGCGAGGACACCCTGATGGATGGCCCAGCTCGGACAGAGCCTCTCAG ggcaAGGAAGTGGAGCAACAGTCAGCCTGCAGATTTGGCACATATGGGACAGTCAAGAGAAGACCCCACTGGGATAG AAGCCTTCGCCATGCCCGTATCTGCCTTGCCCCGAACGGGCAGTGACCCCGTGTTGCTGAAGGCCCCTGCTTCCCTGGGAACTGTTGCCAACAGTCTCAGAGCCTCCGATGGGCAGCTTCAAGCCAAGGCACCAGCGAAGCCTCCCCGGACACCCTCCTTCGAACTTCCTGATACCTCTGAACGTCCCCCAACGTACTGCGAGCTGGTGCCCCGAGTACCCTGTGTCCAGGGAACATCCCTGAGCCAAAGCTGCCCAGAGCCAGAGGACCcatggtgggaggctgaggaggatgaggaggaagagaacagaTGTTTTACAAGACCACAGGCTGAGATCTCTTTCTGCCCCCCTGATaccccctcctgcctcctgggccccCAGAATCGGCCCCTGGAACCCCAAGTCCTGCATACTCTCCGTGGCCTGTTCCTGGAGCACCATCCTGGGAGCACTGCCCTTCACCTGCTATTGGTAGACTGCCAG GCCACAGGCCTCCTGGGAGTGACCAGGGTTCAGCGGGACAACATGGGGGTCTCATCTGGCCTGGAGCTGCTCACTCTTCCCCATGGATGTCGCCTGAGGTTGGAACTGCTGGAGAG gcatgagacactggCGCTGGCCGGGGCACTGGCAGTGCTGGGCTGCTCGGGGCCGCTGGAGGAGCGCGCAGCCGCACTGAGGGGCCTGGTAGAGCTGGCGCTGGCGCTGCGGCCAGGGGCAGCGGGGGACCTGCCCGGGCTGGCTGCGGTCATGGGCGCCCTGCTCATGCCCCAG GTGTCCCGGTTGGAGCACACGTGGCGCCAGCTCCGAAGGAGCCACACGGAGGCTGCGCTGGCCTTTGAACAGGAGCTGAAGCCGCTGATGCGGGCTCTGGATGAGGGCGCTG GACCCTGCGACCCCGGCGAGGTGGCGCTGCCGCACGTGGCACCCATGGTGCGCCTGCTGGAGGGCGAGGAAGTCGCGGGGCCGCTGGATGAGAGCTGCGAGCGGCTGCTGCGCACCCTGCACGGGGCGCGTCACATGGCCCGGGACGCACCCAAATTCCGCAAGGTGGCAGCCCAGCGCCTGCGAGGTGAGCGTTCCCTCTGCTCTGTACTGCAGACTTCAGATCCGGCAAGTTCTGGCCGGACCCCCAAACCCAACCTGTCCCAGGAAGGGAGCCTCTCGCCACGCCTCCCGGAGCCCCACCCAAACTGGGACGTCTCCACTCCAGGAAGGTTCTCGCCCCAAGCAAACGCTGCTTCCAGCGGTATTGATAGGAACAGGGCCGTCCACCTCAAAACGGGCTGTCCTGCCCCCAGAGCCACCTCCGTGGGTCCCCACTCCCCCTTCCCACCTAGAACGATCCCGCACCCCAGGGATCTCGATCTCGAGGAACGCCCTGCTCCCTCCAAACGATTCCTCCCTCCTATCCTAGGGCAGCCCAGCCGACAAGATCCCCCACCTTCCCCGACAACCTGGGATCCCGCCACCGGTGCAGCCCCACGTCCAGGCACAGCCCCTAAGGCGGGACCCCCAGGATCTGGCACCTGGAACAGGCCACCCCCTTGCACTCTAGTAGAGCCCCTCAGGCACCCCACCCCCATTCCTGCAGAGggctggaagccccctcccctctGA
- the SH2D3A gene encoding SH2 domain-containing protein 3A isoform X6 encodes MQVPQDGEDLAGQPWYHGLLSRQKAEALLQQDGDFLVRASGSRGGHPVISCRWRGSALHFEVFRVALRPRPGRPTALFQLEDEQFPSMPALVRSYVTGRRPLSQATGAVVSRPVTWQRPLRRSFSEDTLMDGPARTEPLRARKWSNSQPADLAHMGQSREDPTGIEAFAMPVSALPRTGSDPVLLKAPASLGTVANSLRASDGQLQAKAPAKPPRTPSFELPDTSERPPTYCELVPRVPCVQGTSLSQSCPEPEDPWWEAEEDEEEENRCFTRPQAEISFCPPDTPSCLLGPQNRPLEPQVLHTLRGLFLEHHPGSTALHLLLVDCQATGLLGVTRVQRDNMGVSSGLELLTLPHGCRLRLELLERHETLALAGALAVLGCSGPLEERAAALRGLVELALALRPGAAGDLPGLAAVMGALLMPQVSRLEHTWRQLRRSHTEAALAFEQELKPLMRALDEGAGPCDPGEVALPHVAPMVRLLEGEEVAGPLDESCERLLRTLHGARHMARDAPKFRKVAAQRLRGQPSRQDPPPSPTTWDPATGAAPRPGTAPKAGPPGSGTWNRPPPCTLVEPLRHPTPIPAEGWKPPPL; translated from the exons ATGCAGGTGCCACAGGATGGAGAAGATCTTGCTGGCCAACCCTGGTACCACGGCCTCCTGTCCCGCCAG AAGGCTGAAGCTCTTCTTCAGCAAGATGGCGACTTCCTGGTTCGTGCCTCTGGGTCTCGTGGGGGCCACCCCGTGATCTCCTGCCGCTGGCGGGGCTCAGCCCTCCATTTCGAGGTGTTCCGTGTGGCCCTGCGTCCCCGGCCAGGCCGACCCACAGCTCTCTTTCAGCTGGAGGATGAGCAGTTCCCCAGCATGCCCGCTCTGGTTCGCAGTTATGTGACAGGCAGGCGCCCACTGTCCCAGGCCACAGGGGCTGtggtctccaggcctgtgactTGGCAGAGGCCTCTGCGACGCAGCTTTAGCGAGGACACCCTGATGGATGGCCCAGCTCGGACAGAGCCTCTCAG ggcaAGGAAGTGGAGCAACAGTCAGCCTGCAGATTTGGCACATATGGGACAGTCAAGAGAAGACCCCACTGGGATAG AAGCCTTCGCCATGCCCGTATCTGCCTTGCCCCGAACGGGCAGTGACCCCGTGTTGCTGAAGGCCCCTGCTTCCCTGGGAACTGTTGCCAACAGTCTCAGAGCCTCCGATGGGCAGCTTCAAGCCAAGGCACCAGCGAAGCCTCCCCGGACACCCTCCTTCGAACTTCCTGATACCTCTGAACGTCCCCCAACGTACTGCGAGCTGGTGCCCCGAGTACCCTGTGTCCAGGGAACATCCCTGAGCCAAAGCTGCCCAGAGCCAGAGGACCcatggtgggaggctgaggaggatgaggaggaagagaacagaTGTTTTACAAGACCACAGGCTGAGATCTCTTTCTGCCCCCCTGATaccccctcctgcctcctgggccccCAGAATCGGCCCCTGGAACCCCAAGTCCTGCATACTCTCCGTGGCCTGTTCCTGGAGCACCATCCTGGGAGCACTGCCCTTCACCTGCTATTGGTAGACTGCCAG GCCACAGGCCTCCTGGGAGTGACCAGGGTTCAGCGGGACAACATGGGGGTCTCATCTGGCCTGGAGCTGCTCACTCTTCCCCATGGATGTCGCCTGAGGTTGGAACTGCTGGAGAG gcatgagacactggCGCTGGCCGGGGCACTGGCAGTGCTGGGCTGCTCGGGGCCGCTGGAGGAGCGCGCAGCCGCACTGAGGGGCCTGGTAGAGCTGGCGCTGGCGCTGCGGCCAGGGGCAGCGGGGGACCTGCCCGGGCTGGCTGCGGTCATGGGCGCCCTGCTCATGCCCCAG GTGTCCCGGTTGGAGCACACGTGGCGCCAGCTCCGAAGGAGCCACACGGAGGCTGCGCTGGCCTTTGAACAGGAGCTGAAGCCGCTGATGCGGGCTCTGGATGAGGGCGCTG GACCCTGCGACCCCGGCGAGGTGGCGCTGCCGCACGTGGCACCCATGGTGCGCCTGCTGGAGGGCGAGGAAGTCGCGGGGCCGCTGGATGAGAGCTGCGAGCGGCTGCTGCGCACCCTGCACGGGGCGCGTCACATGGCCCGGGACGCACCCAAATTCCGCAAGGTGGCAGCCCAGCGCCTGCGAG GGCAGCCCAGCCGACAAGATCCCCCACCTTCCCCGACAACCTGGGATCCCGCCACCGGTGCAGCCCCACGTCCAGGCACAGCCCCTAAGGCGGGACCCCCAGGATCTGGCACCTGGAACAGGCCACCCCCTTGCACTCTAGTAGAGCCCCTCAGGCACCCCACCCCCATTCCTGCAGAGggctggaagccccctcccctctGA